The nucleotide window GCCCAACTCGCGCTCGACCGTCTCGAACAGGTCCCGACCCGGGCCGTCGCGCCACTCGCCGTCCGCGGGGTCGTCGCTGTCGGCGGGTATCGCCCAGTACTTCACGAAGCCGAGGAAGTGGTCGAGCCGCGCCACGTCAGCGAGCTCGAACAGCCGGCGGAACCGGTCGAGCCACCAGTCGTACCCCGACTCGGCGAGCCGGTCCCAGTCGTACAGCGGGTTCCCCCAGCGCTGGCCGTTATCGCCGGCGTTCGGCGGCACGCCCGCGACCGCGGTCGGGCGGTTCCCGCCGTCGAGGCGGAACGCCTCCGGGCTGGCCCACACGTCGGCGGAGTCGAGCGCGACGTAGATGGGCACGTCGCCGACGACCGACACCCCCTCCTCGGCGGCGACCGCGCGCAGGTCGCGCCACTGGCGGTCGAACGTCCACTGGACGAACTCGCGGAACCGGACCTCCCGCGCGTGTTCCTCGCGCACCGCCGCGAGCGCCTCGGGGTCGCGCGTCCGCAGCGGCGCGGGCCACTCGGTCCAGACGTCCTCCGGGCGCGCGTCCGACAGCGCCCGGAACAGCGCGTAGTCGGCGAGCCACGGCTCGTCGTCGACGAACGCGTCCAACGCCGCGCGGTCCGCCTCGGTCGCCCGCTCCTCGAACCGGTCGAAGGCGGTCCGCAACAGCGGGAGCTTGTACTCCCGGACCGCGTCGTAGTCGACGCGGTCGGTCGGGAACTCGGGAACCGGCCGCAGGTCGTCCTCGTCGAGCCAGCTGTCCTCGACGAGGCCGTCGGGATCGACGAACAGCGGGTTGCCGGCGAACGCCGACGGCGACTGGTACGGCGACTCCCCGGCCACGGAGAGCGTCGGGCCGATCGGACAGATCTGCCAGTAATCGACGCCGGCGTCGCCGAGGAACGAGAGGAACTCGCGCGCGCCCTCGCCGAGGTCGCCGATCCCGTACGCCCCCGGCAGCGAGGTGACGTGACAGAAGACGCCGTCGGAGCGGTCGAATCGCATACGCTCCCCTGCGATCCCCACCGACTCAAGCGTTGTGTCCGACCACGCCGGCGACGGCCGCGCGGATGCGCTCCCGCGGGAGAGTCACTCGGACTCGACGGCCACCACGGCCACGTCGTCGACGCGGATCCGCTCGGTCCCGTCGCCGTCCGCGACGACGCACTCGGCTCCCGTGACGAGGTCGCGCTCGCCGTGATCGAGTTCGACCGCGACGCTCGCGTCGGCGGGCGCGAAGTTGAGGACGACGACGAGGTCCTCGTCGCCGTCGCGCCGGCGGAACGCGACCACGTCGTCGGGGTGGACGTCGCCGCTAGCGACGATCGG belongs to Halorubrum sp. DM2 and includes:
- the malQ gene encoding 4-alpha-glucanotransferase; translation: MRFDRSDGVFCHVTSLPGAYGIGDLGEGAREFLSFLGDAGVDYWQICPIGPTLSVAGESPYQSPSAFAGNPLFVDPDGLVEDSWLDEDDLRPVPEFPTDRVDYDAVREYKLPLLRTAFDRFEERATEADRAALDAFVDDEPWLADYALFRALSDARPEDVWTEWPAPLRTRDPEALAAVREEHAREVRFREFVQWTFDRQWRDLRAVAAEEGVSVVGDVPIYVALDSADVWASPEAFRLDGGNRPTAVAGVPPNAGDNGQRWGNPLYDWDRLAESGYDWWLDRFRRLFELADVARLDHFLGFVKYWAIPADSDDPADGEWRDGPGRDLFETVERELGEAPFIAEDLGFEEPAMDELMAEFGFPGMRVPQYADWCAEGNEYQPMHYPEGVVGYTSTHDTDTWVGYFEDLPERQRDCFRYNVGSDAEEPAEWAIIDELWASEAILAVTTVQDLLGLGSDARFNEPGTLAGNWEWRVTRGALDDEIADRLWELAGDHVR